A DNA window from Streptococcus sp. LPB0220 contains the following coding sequences:
- a CDS encoding ribose-phosphate diphosphokinase → MSDKKNMKLFSLNSNPEIAQKIADHAGVPLGKISSRQFSDGEIQVNIEESVRGYDIYIIQSTSFPVNNHLMELLIMVDACQRASANTVNVVMPYFGYARQDRTAAPREPITAKLVANMLVKAGVDRVVTLDLHAVQVQGFFDIAVDNLFTIPLFAEHYINKGLTGPDVVVVSPKNSGVKRARSLAEYLDAPIAIIDYEQDDANRDYGYIIGDVKDKKAILIDDILNTGKTFSEAAKIVEREGATEIYAVSSHGLFVKGAVELLDQAPIKEILVTDSVAPNGPTPKNINYLTASELIAEAIVRIQERKPVSPLFAYHKK, encoded by the coding sequence ATGTCAGATAAAAAAAATATGAAGCTCTTCTCTCTCAATTCAAATCCAGAGATTGCGCAAAAAATCGCGGATCATGCTGGGGTTCCACTTGGGAAAATTTCATCCCGTCAATTCTCAGATGGTGAAATCCAAGTCAATATTGAGGAAAGTGTTCGTGGATATGATATTTATATCATTCAATCAACCAGTTTCCCTGTGAACAATCATTTGATGGAACTGTTAATTATGGTAGATGCTTGCCAACGGGCCAGCGCAAATACTGTCAATGTGGTCATGCCTTACTTCGGTTATGCCCGCCAAGACCGGACTGCTGCTCCTCGTGAACCAATCACTGCTAAACTCGTCGCAAACATGTTGGTCAAAGCTGGGGTGGATCGCGTCGTCACACTGGATCTCCATGCAGTGCAAGTTCAAGGTTTCTTCGATATTGCCGTAGATAACCTCTTTACCATTCCACTTTTTGCAGAGCACTACATCAACAAAGGTCTAACTGGTCCTGATGTTGTAGTCGTCAGCCCTAAAAACTCAGGTGTTAAACGGGCTCGTAGTTTAGCTGAATATCTTGATGCACCGATTGCGATCATTGATTACGAGCAAGATGATGCAAACCGTGATTATGGCTATATTATCGGGGATGTCAAAGATAAGAAAGCGATCTTGATTGACGATATCCTCAATACTGGTAAGACATTCTCAGAAGCTGCGAAAATCGTCGAACGCGAAGGTGCTACTGAAATTTATGCTGTATCAAGCCATGGTTTATTTGTAAAAGGAGCTGTTGAATTATTAGACCAAGCTCCGATCAAAGAAATCTTAGTAACCGATTCTGTTGCTCCAAATGGACCAACACCAAAAAATATTAACTATCTGACAGCTAGCGAACTGATCGCTGAAGCTATTGTTCGCATTCAAGAAAGAAAACCTGTTAGTCCTCTATTTGCCTACCACAAGAAATAA
- a CDS encoding CYTH domain-containing protein codes for MNHLEIEYKTLLDKEEYQSLLPLFADTDLVVQTNHYIDTPDQLIRKEKMALRVRTFTDQAELTLKVPEAVGHFEYNQDLSPEETEAILQHQQFPDGEIKNLLISKEIPVEQLAVWGSLTTERFEKETAAGLVALDHSLYLDTEDYELEIEVETAEQEENFHQFIKEHGIVYKAAKNKIARLAERL; via the coding sequence ATGAACCATTTAGAAATTGAATACAAAACCTTGCTAGACAAGGAGGAATACCAATCCCTTCTTCCACTTTTTGCTGATACAGATTTGGTTGTTCAAACCAATCACTATATCGATACACCCGACCAGCTCATCCGTAAGGAAAAAATGGCCTTGCGGGTGCGTACTTTCACAGATCAGGCTGAATTGACTCTCAAGGTCCCTGAAGCAGTTGGCCATTTCGAGTACAATCAAGACCTCAGCCCAGAAGAAACCGAAGCGATCCTTCAACACCAACAGTTTCCTGACGGGGAAATCAAAAACCTCTTGATATCTAAAGAAATCCCTGTTGAGCAACTCGCTGTCTGGGGAAGCCTAACAACAGAACGCTTCGAAAAAGAAACAGCTGCAGGATTGGTGGCACTAGACCACAGTCTCTATTTAGACACTGAAGATTATGAATTAGAAATCGAGGTCGAAACTGCTGAGCAGGAAGAAAATTTCCATCAGTTCATCAAAGAGCATGGAATCGTCTACAAAGCTGCAAAAAATAAAATCGCCAGATTGGCGGAAAGATTGTAA
- a CDS encoding GTP pyrophosphokinase family protein has product MAIDWENFLDPYIQAVGELKIKLRGIRKQYRKQQKHSPIEFVTGRVKPIESIREKMIRRNISEENLAQDMQDIAGLRIMVQFVDDVEEILEVLRQRQDMRVVQERDYIRHKKSSGYRSYHVVVEYPVDTIDGNETILAEIQIRTLSMNFWATIEHSLNYKYKGDFPDEIKKRLETTANLAYLLDEEMGAIRDAIQEAQALFDPLHRKLNDGVGNSDDTDEDYR; this is encoded by the coding sequence ATGGCAATTGATTGGGAAAACTTCTTAGATCCGTATATCCAAGCAGTTGGGGAATTAAAAATCAAACTGCGTGGGATTCGTAAGCAATATCGTAAACAGCAAAAGCATTCTCCAATTGAGTTTGTCACAGGTCGGGTCAAGCCGATTGAGAGCATCCGTGAAAAGATGATCCGAAGAAATATTTCTGAAGAAAATTTGGCTCAGGATATGCAAGATATTGCTGGTCTTCGCATCATGGTCCAGTTCGTAGATGACGTCGAAGAGATCCTAGAGGTTCTGAGACAACGGCAGGATATGCGCGTGGTCCAAGAGCGAGACTACATCCGCCATAAGAAATCAAGTGGCTACCGGAGTTACCACGTCGTTGTCGAGTACCCGGTCGATACCATTGATGGAAATGAAACGATCTTAGCAGAGATTCAAATTCGGACCTTGTCCATGAATTTTTGGGCAACCATTGAACACTCGCTCAATTATAAATATAAAGGAGACTTTCCAGACGAGATCAAAAAACGCTTAGAGACGACAGCAAACCTGGCCTATCTCTTGGATGAAGAGATGGGGGCAATTCGGGATGCGATTCAGGAAGCTCAAGCCCTGTTTGATCCACTTCATCGTAAGTTAAATGATGGCGTTGGAAATAGTGATGACACAGATGAAGACTACAGGTAA
- a CDS encoding NAD kinase, which produces MKTTGKKVSIIRNRKRQSEEVFQQLRYKLRKNNFILTEKHPDIVISIGGDGMLLSAFHKYEHQLDRVRFVGVHTGHLGFYTDYLDSEIDKLVENLKYDTGAKVSYPILNVKITFENGETRTMRALNEATIKRSDRTMVADLTINGVDFERFRGDGITVSTPTGSTAYNKSLGGAVLHPTIEALQIAEIASLNNRVYRTLGSSVIVPKKDKIEITPTRPGFHIISVDNSTYSYRNIAKVEYQIDNHKINFVASSSHTSFWNRVKDAFIGDDRE; this is translated from the coding sequence ATGAAGACTACAGGTAAAAAAGTATCCATTATTCGCAATCGCAAGCGTCAAAGTGAAGAGGTTTTTCAGCAGTTGCGCTACAAGCTTCGGAAAAATAATTTTATTTTGACGGAGAAGCACCCGGATATTGTGATTTCAATTGGTGGCGATGGGATGTTGCTATCAGCCTTTCACAAGTATGAACACCAGTTGGATCGGGTGCGATTTGTTGGCGTCCATACCGGACACTTAGGATTCTATACGGATTACTTAGACAGTGAAATCGATAAGCTGGTTGAGAACTTAAAATATGATACAGGCGCTAAGGTTTCCTACCCTATTTTGAATGTCAAGATTACTTTCGAAAATGGGGAAACCCGTACCATGAGAGCGTTGAACGAAGCAACGATTAAGAGAAGCGACCGGACCATGGTTGCTGATCTCACGATTAATGGAGTGGATTTTGAGCGCTTCAGAGGAGACGGGATTACCGTTTCGACTCCTACAGGAAGTACGGCTTACAACAAATCCTTGGGAGGAGCAGTCCTTCACCCAACTATTGAGGCGCTGCAGATTGCGGAGATCGCCAGTCTCAACAACCGCGTTTATCGTACCTTGGGTTCTTCTGTCATTGTCCCTAAAAAGGATAAGATCGAGATTACACCGACGCGTCCTGGCTTTCACATTATCTCTGTTGACAATTCAACCTATTCTTATCGCAATATTGCAAAGGTAGAATACCAGATTGACAACCATAAGATTAATTTTGTGGCAAGTTCCAGTCACACCAGCTTCTGGAATCGGGTCAAGGATGCCTTTATCGGAGATGATAGAGAATGA
- a CDS encoding RluA family pseudouridine synthase produces the protein MRFEFTVDEHVKIKTFLKKHEVSKGLLAKIKFRGGQILVNGRPENAIYLLDIGDRLVIDIPAEEGFETLKPMDRPLDILFEDDHFLVLNKPFGIASIPSAIHSNTLANFVKGYYVKQGYENQQVHIVTRLDKDTSGVMLFAKHGYAHARLDKQLQSKTIQKRYYALVKGSGKLDPVGEIIAPIARDEDSIITRKVAKGGKYAHTSYQVVQSFGDIHLVDIQLHTGRTHQIRVHFSHIGFPLLGDDLYGGSLEDGIERQALHCHRLSYYHPFLEEELVIESPLPPDFQAVLTQLQISY, from the coding sequence ATGAGATTTGAATTCACTGTCGATGAGCATGTCAAGATCAAGACCTTCCTGAAAAAGCACGAGGTTTCTAAGGGTCTCTTAGCAAAGATTAAGTTTCGTGGTGGCCAGATCCTTGTCAATGGACGTCCGGAGAATGCAATTTATTTGTTGGATATTGGGGATCGCTTGGTCATTGATATTCCAGCAGAAGAAGGTTTCGAAACCCTAAAGCCCATGGATCGGCCTTTGGATATTTTGTTTGAAGATGATCATTTTTTGGTCTTAAACAAACCCTTTGGGATTGCTTCTATTCCAAGTGCGATTCATTCCAATACCTTAGCCAATTTTGTAAAAGGCTATTATGTGAAACAGGGCTACGAGAACCAGCAGGTTCACATTGTCACTCGCCTGGACAAGGATACTAGTGGCGTCATGCTTTTTGCCAAACATGGCTATGCCCATGCCCGCTTGGATAAGCAATTGCAGTCTAAAACGATTCAGAAACGCTATTATGCCTTGGTCAAGGGATCTGGGAAGCTTGATCCTGTCGGAGAGATTATTGCTCCGATTGCGCGTGATGAAGATTCAATTATCACCCGAAAGGTAGCTAAAGGTGGCAAGTATGCTCATACAAGCTACCAGGTTGTTCAATCTTTTGGTGATATTCACCTAGTGGATATTCAGTTACACACAGGTCGAACCCATCAGATCCGCGTTCATTTTTCCCATATTGGTTTTCCGCTCTTGGGAGATGATCTCTATGGTGGAAGTTTAGAAGACGGCATTGAGCGCCAAGCCCTTCATTGTCATCGTCTATCCTATTATCATCCATTTCTAGAGGAAGAATTGGTCATAGAAAGTCCACTGCCTCCAGATTTCCAAGCTGTATTAACACAGCTTCAAATAAGTTATTAA
- the pta gene encoding phosphate acetyltransferase — protein sequence MEVFENLKANLVGKNARIVLPEGEEPRILQATKRIVNETEVTPVLLGNPDKIRIYLEIEGILDGYEVIDPHSYPGFEEMVASLVERRKGKMTEEEARQVLKDDVNYFGVMLVHMGIVDGMVSGAIHSTAATVRPALQIIKTRPNVKRTSGAFLMVRGSERYLFGDCAININPDAEGLAEIAINSAITAKMFGIDPKIAMLSYSTKGSGFGDSVDKVVEATKLAHELRPDLEIDGELQFDAAFVPATAALKAPGSKVAGQANVFIFPGIEAGNIGYKMAERLGGFAAVGPVLQGLNKPVNDLSRGCNADDVYKLTLITAAQAVEQ from the coding sequence ATGGAAGTTTTCGAAAATCTCAAAGCCAACCTCGTTGGTAAGAATGCACGTATTGTATTACCAGAAGGTGAAGAACCTCGTATCCTCCAAGCGACAAAACGCATTGTGAACGAGACAGAAGTAACCCCTGTCTTGCTTGGTAATCCGGATAAAATTCGGATTTATCTTGAAATCGAAGGGATTTTGGATGGATATGAAGTCATCGATCCTCATTCTTATCCAGGTTTTGAAGAAATGGTAGCTTCCTTAGTAGAACGTCGTAAGGGCAAAATGACAGAAGAAGAAGCGCGTCAAGTCTTGAAAGATGACGTTAACTATTTTGGTGTCATGTTAGTGCACATGGGAATTGTTGATGGGATGGTATCTGGTGCGATTCACTCAACAGCCGCAACTGTTCGTCCGGCTCTTCAAATTATCAAAACTCGTCCAAATGTAAAACGGACTTCAGGGGCTTTCCTTATGGTTCGTGGATCTGAACGCTACTTGTTCGGCGACTGTGCCATCAACATCAATCCAGATGCTGAAGGATTAGCCGAAATTGCTATCAATTCAGCTATCACAGCCAAGATGTTTGGTATTGATCCAAAAATTGCTATGTTGAGCTATTCAACAAAAGGATCTGGTTTCGGTGATAGTGTTGATAAGGTTGTAGAAGCGACTAAGCTTGCCCATGAACTTCGTCCAGACCTTGAAATTGACGGGGAATTGCAATTTGACGCAGCCTTTGTCCCTGCAACTGCAGCCTTGAAGGCTCCAGGAAGCAAGGTAGCAGGTCAAGCCAATGTCTTTATCTTCCCTGGTATTGAAGCAGGTAACATTGGATACAAGATGGCAGAACGTCTTGGTGGCTTTGCGGCGGTAGGTCCAGTTTTGCAAGGGTTGAACAAACCTGTCAACGACCTTTCTCGTGGATGTAATGCAGATGACGTTTACAAATTAACCTTGATTACAGCAGCTCAAGCTGTAGAACAATAA
- the mutY gene encoding A/G-specific adenine glycosylase, which produces MLDVKDYGITMWEEEKIASFREKLLAWYDAHKRDLPWRRTQDPYKIWISEIMLQQTRVDTVIPYYELFLDWFPTVADLAQAPEEKLLKAWEGLGYYSRVRNMQKAAQQIMEDHGGVFPSSYDEISKLKGIGPYTVGAIASIAFGLPEPAVDGNVMRVLARLFEVDYDIGIPTNRKIFQAMMEVLIDPDRPGDFNQALMDLGSDIESPVNPRPEESPVKEFSAAYQHGTMDRYPIKAPKKKPLPVYLTAFIIKDSQGRYLLEKNEREGLLSGFWHFPLIEVDCLSENLGQLSLLDSKGEAESNPEILSFEQDYDLAIDWQDRSYPIVQHVFSHRKWQVQIRYGLVKEGEELASESTVWLTPEEFSDYPFAKPQQKIWTSFSENEK; this is translated from the coding sequence ATGTTAGATGTAAAAGATTACGGGATTACCATGTGGGAGGAGGAAAAAATCGCCTCTTTCCGAGAAAAGTTATTAGCCTGGTATGATGCCCATAAACGGGATCTCCCCTGGAGAAGGACCCAGGATCCTTATAAAATTTGGATCTCAGAGATTATGCTCCAGCAGACACGTGTCGATACGGTGATTCCTTATTATGAGCTTTTTTTAGACTGGTTTCCGACGGTCGCTGATTTGGCTCAAGCTCCTGAAGAAAAACTCTTAAAAGCTTGGGAAGGCTTGGGATATTACTCACGTGTCCGCAACATGCAGAAGGCTGCCCAGCAGATCATGGAGGACCATGGGGGTGTTTTTCCATCAAGCTATGACGAAATCTCAAAACTCAAGGGAATTGGGCCTTATACAGTTGGTGCCATTGCTAGTATTGCCTTTGGATTACCAGAGCCAGCAGTGGATGGCAATGTCATGCGGGTTCTAGCCCGCTTGTTTGAGGTGGACTACGATATAGGAATCCCAACCAATCGTAAGATTTTTCAAGCTATGATGGAAGTCTTGATTGATCCAGACCGTCCTGGTGATTTTAATCAGGCTTTGATGGATTTGGGCTCAGATATTGAGTCCCCAGTCAATCCACGTCCGGAAGAGAGTCCTGTCAAGGAGTTTAGCGCGGCCTACCAACATGGGACTATGGATCGTTATCCCATTAAGGCTCCTAAGAAGAAACCACTACCTGTCTATCTCACAGCCTTTATTATCAAGGATAGTCAAGGACGCTATTTGCTGGAGAAAAATGAGCGAGAAGGGCTTTTATCGGGTTTCTGGCATTTCCCCTTGATCGAAGTGGATTGCCTGTCTGAGAACCTAGGCCAATTATCATTACTGGATAGTAAGGGGGAAGCAGAGAGCAACCCAGAAATTCTTTCTTTTGAACAGGACTATGACTTAGCCATTGATTGGCAGGACAGATCGTATCCTATCGTCCAGCATGTCTTTTCGCATCGCAAGTGGCAGGTTCAGATCCGATATGGTCTGGTAAAAGAAGGTGAAGAGTTAGCAAGTGAATCGACGGTTTGGTTAACACCAGAAGAATTTTCGGACTATCCTTTTGCTAAACCTCAGCAGAAGATTTGGACATCTTTTTCGGAAAATGAAAAATAG
- a CDS encoding thiol reductase thioredoxin has protein sequence MEQFLEDIKDLEVTTVARAQEAIDQKETATFFIGRKTCPYCRKFAAKLATVVAETKAHIYFINSEEPSQLDALQAFRSTYGIPTVPGFLHVESGEVTVRCDSSMSEEEIKAFAHL, from the coding sequence ATGGAACAATTTTTAGAAGATATTAAAGATCTTGAAGTCACAACTGTCGCGCGTGCGCAAGAAGCGATCGATCAAAAAGAAACAGCAACCTTCTTTATCGGACGCAAGACTTGTCCTTACTGCCGGAAGTTCGCTGCTAAGTTGGCAACTGTCGTAGCTGAAACAAAAGCTCATATCTACTTCATTAATAGTGAAGAACCAAGTCAGCTAGACGCATTACAAGCCTTCCGTTCAACTTACGGCATTCCAACTGTCCCAGGATTTTTACATGTCGAATCTGGCGAAGTCACTGTTCGTTGCGACTCATCTATGTCTGAAGAAGAAATCAAAGCATTCGCTCATTTATAA
- a CDS encoding phospho-sugar mutase codes for MTYQENYQKWLDFAELPAYLRDELVAMDEKTKEDAFYTNLEFGTAGMRGLIGAGTNRINIYVVRQATEGLAQLIDSKGEEAKKRGVAIAYDSRHFSPEFAFESAQVLAAHGIKSYVFESLRPTPELSFAVRYLHTFAGIMVTASHNPAPFNGYKVYGEDGGQMPPADADALTDYIRAIENPFTVKLADLEESKASGLIEVIGENVDAEYLKEVKGVNINQDLINEYGRDMKIVYTPLHGTGEMLARRALAQAGFEAVQVVEAQAVPDADFSTVKSPNPENQAAFALAEELGRKVDADVLVATDPDADRLGVEIRQPDGSYLNLSGNQIGAIIAKYILEAHKTAGTLPANAALCKSIVSTELVTKIAESYGATMFNVLTGFKFIGEKIHEFETQHNHTYMLGFEESFGYLIKPFVRDKDAIQAVLIVAEIAAYYRSRGMTLADGIEEIYKQYGYFAEKTISVTLSGVDGAAEIKKIMDKFRGNAPKQFNKTDIAKTEDFLEQTATTADGVEKLTTPPSNVLKYILADDSWFAVRPSGTEPKIKFYIATVGESEADAKEKIANIEAEINAFVG; via the coding sequence ATGACCTATCAAGAAAACTACCAAAAATGGCTCGACTTTGCTGAATTACCAGCTTACCTTCGTGATGAGTTGGTCGCAATGGATGAAAAAACAAAAGAAGATGCCTTCTATACCAACCTTGAATTCGGTACAGCTGGTATGCGTGGATTGATTGGTGCTGGTACTAACCGCATTAACATTTACGTTGTTCGCCAAGCAACTGAAGGTTTGGCCCAATTGATCGACTCAAAAGGTGAGGAAGCGAAGAAACGCGGAGTTGCGATCGCTTACGATAGCCGTCACTTCTCTCCTGAGTTTGCTTTTGAATCTGCTCAAGTTTTGGCTGCACACGGTATCAAATCGTATGTATTTGAAAGCCTTCGTCCAACACCTGAATTATCATTTGCTGTTCGTTATCTCCACACATTTGCTGGGATCATGGTAACAGCTAGCCACAACCCTGCTCCATTTAACGGATACAAGGTTTACGGTGAAGACGGTGGACAAATGCCACCTGCAGATGCTGATGCATTGACAGATTACATCCGTGCTATCGAAAATCCTTTCACTGTAAAATTGGCTGACCTTGAAGAAAGCAAGGCTAGCGGTCTCATCGAAGTTATCGGTGAAAATGTCGACGCTGAATACTTGAAAGAAGTGAAAGGCGTTAACATCAACCAAGACTTGATCAATGAATACGGTCGTGACATGAAGATTGTCTACACTCCACTTCATGGTACTGGTGAAATGTTGGCTCGTCGTGCTCTTGCCCAAGCTGGATTTGAAGCTGTTCAAGTTGTTGAAGCTCAAGCTGTTCCAGATGCTGACTTCTCAACTGTTAAATCTCCAAACCCTGAAAACCAAGCTGCCTTTGCTCTTGCTGAAGAGCTTGGTCGCAAAGTAGACGCTGATGTATTGGTTGCAACTGACCCAGATGCTGACCGCCTTGGTGTTGAAATCCGCCAACCAGACGGTTCTTACCTAAACCTTTCTGGTAACCAAATCGGAGCGATCATTGCTAAATACATTCTTGAAGCTCACAAAACAGCTGGTACACTTCCTGCCAATGCTGCCCTCTGTAAATCCATCGTATCAACTGAGTTGGTGACTAAGATTGCAGAAAGCTACGGCGCAACAATGTTTAACGTCTTGACTGGTTTCAAATTTATCGGTGAAAAAATCCATGAATTTGAAACACAACACAACCATACTTACATGCTTGGTTTCGAAGAAAGCTTCGGTTACCTGATCAAACCATTCGTACGTGACAAAGACGCTATCCAAGCCGTTCTTATCGTTGCTGAAATCGCAGCTTACTACCGCTCACGTGGTATGACTTTGGCAGATGGTATCGAAGAAATCTACAAACAATACGGCTACTTCGCAGAAAAAACAATCTCTGTTACCCTTTCAGGTGTTGACGGGGCTGCTGAAATCAAGAAAATCATGGATAAATTCCGTGGCAATGCTCCTAAACAATTTAACAAGACAGACATTGCTAAGACAGAAGACTTCTTGGAACAAACAGCTACTACTGCTGACGGCGTTGAAAAATTGACAACTCCTCCAAGTAACGTTCTTAAATACATCTTGGCTGATGATTCATGGTTTGCCGTTCGTCCTTCAGGTACAGAACCAAAAATCAAATTCTACATCGCTACAGTTGGTGAATCTGAAGCAGATGCTAAAGAAAAAATTGCTAATATCGAAGCAGAAATCAATGCTTTTGTAGGCTAA
- a CDS encoding ECF transporter S component — MRKSSSISRIAIFFAVMITIHFVTSFILQFVPSGIQPTLVHIPVVIASIIYGPRIGAILGLLMGLFSLTMNTLIITPASYLFSPFVPHGNLYSLIIAIVPRILIGVTPYFVYRWIRNRTGLVIAGIVGSMTNTIFVLSGIYFFFGNSFGGGIQHFLALIVSTNSLIEVIATVLITSAVVPSLEKLK; from the coding sequence ATGAGAAAATCATCTTCTATTTCACGAATTGCCATCTTTTTTGCGGTGATGATCACCATTCACTTTGTGACGTCCTTCATTCTGCAATTTGTTCCATCAGGAATTCAACCAACCTTGGTTCATATTCCTGTCGTGATCGCCTCTATCATATACGGTCCACGGATTGGAGCTATCTTAGGACTCCTCATGGGACTCTTTAGCCTCACTATGAATACCCTGATTATAACACCAGCCAGCTATCTCTTTAGTCCCTTTGTTCCTCACGGGAATCTCTACTCCCTTATCATTGCCATAGTCCCTCGGATTCTCATCGGGGTAACCCCTTACTTCGTCTATCGTTGGATTCGCAATCGTACAGGACTTGTGATCGCTGGAATTGTCGGCTCTATGACCAATACTATTTTCGTTCTAAGTGGGATTTATTTCTTCTTTGGAAATAGCTTCGGTGGTGGGATTCAACATTTCCTAGCCTTGATTGTATCTACCAACTCTCTCATCGAAGTCATTGCGACAGTACTCATTACCAGTGCAGTCGTTCCATCTCTTGAAAAATTAAAATAA
- the coaC gene encoding phosphopantothenoylcysteine decarboxylase: MTHITLAVTGSISAYKAADITSQLTKLGFEVKVLMTPSAQKFITPLTLQVLSKNQVGLDVMMEDDPQRIEHINIGKETDLFLVAPASANTIAKLAMGLADNMVTSTALALPQRTKKLLAPAMNTKMLEHPATQRNLKLLQDYGYQIIQPRDAVLACGDKGAGALAPVETIVETVKENCL; encoded by the coding sequence ATGACACACATTACTTTAGCGGTTACCGGTAGTATTTCCGCCTATAAGGCTGCTGATATTACCAGCCAACTAACCAAATTGGGCTTTGAAGTGAAGGTCCTCATGACTCCTTCAGCCCAAAAATTTATCACCCCTTTAACCTTGCAAGTTCTTTCAAAAAATCAAGTAGGGCTAGATGTTATGATGGAAGACGATCCACAGCGGATCGAGCACATCAACATTGGGAAAGAAACTGACCTCTTTCTTGTCGCGCCAGCCAGTGCCAATACCATTGCTAAATTGGCTATGGGACTGGCAGATAATATGGTCACAAGCACAGCTCTAGCCTTGCCTCAAAGAACTAAAAAATTACTGGCCCCTGCGATGAATACAAAAATGCTAGAACATCCCGCTACCCAACGAAATCTAAAACTCTTACAAGACTATGGTTACCAGATTATCCAACCTCGTGATGCTGTTCTTGCTTGTGGGGACAAAGGTGCTGGAGCTCTAGCGCCTGTAGAAACTATTGTAGAAACTGTTAAGGAGAATTGTTTATGA
- a CDS encoding phosphopantothenate--cysteine ligase → MHILITSGGTSEAIDSVRSITNHSTGSLGKILAETVLAKGHQVTLITTPTALKPDPHPQLRLLLIQNVEELVAQMKTEVPHHQVLIHAMAVSDYTPVYMTGLEEVEKAQDLHSFLHRENQETKISSKEEYQVLFLKKNPKIISLVKEWNPAIQLIGFKLLVDVSSEELIQVARESLVKNHASMIIANDLTKIQNGQHQAYLVTDDHVLEASTKTEIAEAILRYIK, encoded by the coding sequence ATGCATATTTTAATTACATCAGGCGGGACGAGCGAAGCCATTGATAGTGTTCGTTCAATCACCAATCATTCCACCGGGAGCCTAGGGAAAATCCTTGCAGAAACAGTTCTTGCTAAGGGACATCAGGTGACCTTGATCACAACGCCTACCGCGCTTAAACCTGATCCTCACCCACAGCTTCGTCTTCTATTGATCCAGAATGTCGAAGAACTAGTCGCACAAATGAAAACAGAAGTCCCTCATCATCAGGTTTTGATTCACGCTATGGCTGTTTCAGACTATACACCTGTTTACATGACAGGCCTTGAGGAAGTTGAGAAAGCTCAGGATCTCCATAGCTTTCTACATCGCGAAAATCAGGAAACCAAAATCTCTTCCAAAGAAGAATACCAAGTACTCTTTCTAAAGAAAAATCCGAAGATTATCTCGCTCGTTAAAGAATGGAACCCTGCTATTCAACTGATCGGCTTTAAGCTATTAGTCGACGTTTCTTCTGAAGAGTTGATCCAGGTAGCGCGTGAAAGCCTGGTTAAAAATCATGCCAGCATGATCATTGCCAATGATCTGACCAAGATTCAGAACGGTCAGCATCAAGCCTATCTAGTGACAGATGATCACGTCCTAGAAGCTTCTACGAAAACAGAAATCGCAGAGGCTATCCTACGTTATATCAAATAA